GACGGTTGTGCAGCATCAGCTAGCTAAATGGGCGGATGCAGAAATTGTTGTTTATATAGGATGTGGTGAGCGAGGAAACGAGATGACTGACGTTTTGATGGAGTTTCCTGAGCTTAAAGACCCAAGAACAGGCGAATCATTGATGAAGCGTACAGTATTAATTGCCAACACTTCAGATATGCCTGTTGCGGCCCGTGAAGCGTCAATATACACAGGTATCACAATTGCAGAGTATTTTAGAGACATGGGATACTCAGTTGCTCTTATGGCAGATTCTACATCGCGCTGGGCGGAGGCTCTTCGTGAAATGTCCGGACGTCTTGAAGAAATGCCGGGTGAAGAAGGTTATCCAGCATATTTGGCATCCAGACTTGCTCAGTTCTATGAAAGAGCAGGAAGGGTAATCAGCCTCGGAGCTGAAGGAAGAGAAGGTGCGTTATCAGCCATCGGTGCTGTATCACCTCCTGGAGGAGACATATCAGAACCGGTATCACAGGCAACATTGCGTATAGTTAAGGTTTTCTGGGCACTTGATGCACAGCTTGCATACAGACGTCACTTCCCTGCTATTAACTGGCTGAACAGTTACTCTTTATATGCAGACAGATTGAATAAATGGTTTAATGAAAATGTAGCAAAAGATTGGTCGGATCTTCGTTCGGAAGCAATAAAGATGCTTCAGGAAGAAGCTGAGTTAAATGAAATAGTTCAGTTGGTAGGTGTCGACTCACTATCTGTTGGAGACAGATTAAAGCTCGAGGCAACACGATCAATAAGAGAGGACTATTTGCACCAAAATGCGTTCCATGATGTGGATACTTACTCGTCTCTTGATAAACAGCATAAGCTGCTTACATTAATTTTGAAATATCATGATGACGGTATTGCAGCCTTGAAAGAAGGAGCTGATTTTAAAGCACTATCAGACCTTCCTGTAAGGGAGAAAATAGGGAGATTCAAATATACTGAAGAAAAGAATGTACAAGAAGCTTTTGATAGTATTAAAAAACAGCTTGAAACTGAAATGTCAGCTCTTGTATCAAGCAAGGAGGTCGAATAATATGATTAGAGAATATAAAACAATATCTGAAGTAGCGGGACCTTTGATGCTTGTAAAAAATGTTGAGAATGTTGCGTATGATGAATTAGGCGTTATCGAACTTCCAAGCGGCGAAACAAGGAGCTGCAGGGTTTTGGAAATTAACGGCAGCAACGCATTGGTTCAGCTTTTTGAAAGTTCAGCAGGTATTAACCTTGCAGAGAGCAAGGTGAAATTTCTCGGAAGAGGCATGGAGCTTGCAGTATCCTATGATATGCTTGGCCGTGTATTTGACGGGCTGGGCAGACCTATTGACAACGGACCGGAAATAATACCGGAAAAAAGACTTGATATAAGTGGTCTTCCGATGAATCCTTCGGCGCGTGACTATCCCGATGAGTTTATACAGACAGGTGTTTCGGCAATAGATGGACTGAATACATTGGTTAGAGGGCAGAAGCTGCCTATATTCTCAGGATCAGGTCTTCCGCACGCTGACTTGGCTGCTCAAATTGCACGTCAGTCAAAAGTTTTGGGAACAGAGTCTAAATTTGCCGTTGTATTTGCGGCTATTGGTATAACATATGAAGAAGCGGATTTCTTTATTTCAGACTTTAGAAAAACAGGTGCCATTGACAGAACGGTTCTGTTTATGAATCTGGCTGATGACCCTGCTATTGAGCGTATT
Above is a window of Sedimentibacter sp. MB35-C1 DNA encoding:
- a CDS encoding V-type ATP synthase subunit A; the protein is MSQGRVVKISGPLVIAEGMKEADMFDVVRVGDQALIGEIIEMRGDKASIQVYEETAGLAPGAPVVTTGAQLSVELGPGLIETIYDGIQRPLEEIRKIAGPNIARGISVPSLDREKKWEFVPVAKSGDKVQTGDIIGTVQETMVVQQKIMVPYGISGTITEIKSGNFTIEETVCVVKKENGETVNVTMMQKWPVRKGRPYKEKLVPDKPLVTGQRVIDTMFPISKGGVAAVPGPFGSGKTVVQHQLAKWADAEIVVYIGCGERGNEMTDVLMEFPELKDPRTGESLMKRTVLIANTSDMPVAAREASIYTGITIAEYFRDMGYSVALMADSTSRWAEALREMSGRLEEMPGEEGYPAYLASRLAQFYERAGRVISLGAEGREGALSAIGAVSPPGGDISEPVSQATLRIVKVFWALDAQLAYRRHFPAINWLNSYSLYADRLNKWFNENVAKDWSDLRSEAIKMLQEEAELNEIVQLVGVDSLSVGDRLKLEATRSIREDYLHQNAFHDVDTYSSLDKQHKLLTLILKYHDDGIAALKEGADFKALSDLPVREKIGRFKYTEEKNVQEAFDSIKKQLETEMSALVSSKEVE